Genomic window (Daucus carota subsp. sativus chromosome 5, DH1 v3.0, whole genome shotgun sequence):
CTTTCTCACCTCTAATCCACTAAATGAGTCTTTGCTGTGACAGTTGTCCAAAATGATTTTCATCTGCCAAAGAAGGTCATTTCTACCCGAAATATATGCTTGAAAGTATGTATCGGAGTGAAAAAACATTAGCTTCCAATGATTAAAATTCCCCTGTAACCAAAAAAACAGTATTAGTAATACAGGGAACCTCTCAATGACCGGGAAACATAAATTCACAACTTCTTGAcattaaaacaacaaaaataacaTTCTAACATTTCCCAAAGAGATGGACTAAATAGACAAATCACACACCAAACTGTGGTTAATTAAACGCAAACTAATAAGTAAAAACACAAGTATACACAATCTTAGAGGTTTAAATCATAATCAAGTCGAACATtcatcactaaaatataaatcCAAAACTATTAATCAGAACTCACATTCACAGGACGTTACAAGTacactttaattaatttatcaaaaccAACAATGCAACTCTAAAATACATTATTCCATCAATTTATCGAGATACCTCGGAAGGGGCGAGACGGCGAGCGAAGGTGCGATTAGAGATCTGGCCGACTCCGTGCTGCGACGTATTCACAAACAACAAATCAGATGACCTTTAAAAAACACCCAAAAAATAACTGAGTAATTTACCAGCATTATGGATGGatgataaatacaaaaaataattaaaaagtaccTACAGGCACAGTGGTAGCTCCGGCTGATATTGAGATGGGAGCTCTGCAAGTGAGAAAGCTATCTCGGGCGCGAAGAAAGACACTAAAAAGACACAAATGTAAAAAGGGGTCATTAACTTTTCGTTAGCTCTTTATAGTTCTCAGTTTTAAGAAAAAGATTTAACTAATAAAATGCAAAAATCCATGAAAAAAGAGAATTTGAAGGAAGGACTCTCAAGCATGCCATGTCATCCTGCTGAgaacctcctttatataaatataaagattggacttgctctaagagtGTGGAGGGTGGTTAGAGAGGACAATTGTTGAGGACATGGATGATAGGATATGATCCGGATAAGGAAGAACCCGGGTCCTCCCAAGGGACTCTTACCCCGGATAGCCATCAGCCCCGCCAGATAACCCCTAGGCCAAACAGAATAACGCAACCCGGACAGGATTCCTTACCCGGGTAAAGTAAAACCTACTGTTTACCCGGGTCTgcatgtaccagccgacacttgctgcacaagtcacagactgacacgataaagacaaacataacggtcaactactggcgatagagacaagccagggaacattccaaaatactaattctacgctgacacctggacacgtgtaggggatcaaacccctacacgtgtaggaccaggatccaggtacgcgcccttgaaccctaatccttggcctataaatagaccaaggatcaagagtTTAAGGGTTAACTTCTCTTTACACTCACTCTTTGCACACACTCAAGCACTCAGTTcaaatacaaacacatacaGTCACCATACAGCCATCACACAGCAACCATACACCACCTTCACCCACTACATATCGATAGCTTATTTCCTGTTCCTACATTCCGATACCTGCactcattctcacgccggaggcgccgcggggctcaaacccccctccggtgttgttttgcagacacccaTCCAGTagctacaccgcaagacacTAGTGCACGGCGGAGGAGCTACCGGAACGGGATCTGGAGTTATCAATGGACATTGCAGTTCGAGCTCATCTCCATGGATGGAAATTTATCTTCCTCAATGACGCAGAGGTATTTTAACCTACAAATGGACTTTACAAGATTCAAGCTTGCTTATATGATGTTTCTCGCACATAAATAACGCTTTATTAGTTCATTTGTAGTGTCAATGTGAATGGCCTGAATCATATAAAGCTTACAGAAAACAGCAGCATAGATGGCATTCAGTTCAGGTCCCATGCATCTGTTTCGTCTATGTTTGCCTGATACTATTCTGTCGATGGTATCCAGTTTTGTCAAACATTTATTCCGAAACTCGAAATAAGTGAATGTAATTTCTTGATCTCAAAGTGATTTGTTATGCTTTGATTGATGCAGATTAGCACATGTCAAAAATTCAATATAATCATTCTTTTCTTCCTGTTAAGAAAATTATTACTTCCATTCCATTCGTTCACCCTATTATGCATCATTCTTCCCATGACAATGTTTGTACCAGAGTCTACACTCCCAGCATGGTTTGTCAGCTATATTCAAGCTACTATGTCATTCTCAACATACTCCATGTCAATTACCTTTCATTGTCCCTTACCTGCTATTTGAAAACACCATGTCAATTACCAAGTTTAATGCTATGATATCTGGATTATTTCAACTCGGAAGTGCATACGAAAAGATTGTCACCAAGAAATCCGGTCGTTCCTCTGAGTGTGATCTTATCTCTTCAGTTGAGAAAGAACCAGTATCTCAAAGGGGCAACCCAACGCCTGATCTAGACGAGTCTCTAAGAGGAAAAAACACAACAAGATATATACAAAAGAGTAGGCACTAGCTTTCCTTCTATTGACTGCTTCAGCCAGGAATCTTTTATCGGCTCAGGGAATTCATTTCTACTTCTTGCTCTTCCAGGGCGTATAAATGCAGGGAAAACTACATTCCCTATACTTTTAAATCCCTACTACATTTGTTTTTTTGCAAATATAAATAGGTCCCAATAAAAGTTGACTAAATCAGCCGAAGTAGATGCCCCAGAAAATTGTTTTGAACAGTTTATTGAATTTCATAACCAA
Coding sequences:
- the LOC108224034 gene encoding uncharacterized protein LOC108224034 isoform X1; its protein translation is MTPFYICVFLVSFFAPEIAFSLAELPSQYQPELPLCLSSDLLFVNTSQHGVGQISNRTFARRLAPSEGNFNHWKLMFFHSDTYFQAYISGRNDLLWQMKIILDNCHSKDSFSGLEMHVSLIKLKRSLSGELNIFPRLLILPLTTYTELRHRRGDLGFSCCLRPSSDL
- the LOC108224034 gene encoding uncharacterized protein LOC108224034 isoform X3; this translates as MTPFYICVFLVSFFAPEIAFSLAELPSQYQPELPLCLSSDLLFVNTSQHGVGQISNRTFARRLAPSEGNFNHWKLMFFHSDTYFQAYISGRNDLLWQMKIILDNCHSKDSFSGLEKRGFGFFMLLEAIF